A portion of the Pleuronectes platessa chromosome 15, fPlePla1.1, whole genome shotgun sequence genome contains these proteins:
- the LOC128456799 gene encoding olfactory receptor 146-like, with the protein MENFTLNSDTLQLEGLKVTQVSVYPVFFFFFLSYILIILANLGILVLIFIDKNLHQPMYLLFCNLPVNDIVGNSIMLPRLLSDILRPPSERLISYYECVLQAFTVHIYGTTCHTILMIMAFDRYVAICNPLRYAAIMTSNMVVKLTVSAWGVAFVLVGILLGLTIRLNRCRTLITNPFCDNASLFKLSCESVFINNIYGLTFTVVLFSASIGSIVLTYAKITVVCVTSKNQSLNSKALKTCSTHLMVYMIMIFSGMSFITLHRFPQYSDYRKLSAILFHVIPGSLNPLIYGIQSREIRTFLSKLIHSRKVS; encoded by the coding sequence ATGGAAAACTTCACGTTGAACAGCGACACCCTGCAGCTGGAGGGGTTAAAGGTCACCCAGGTTTCTGTCTaccctgtcttcttcttcttcttcctctcctacaTCCTCATCATCTTAGCAAACCTCGGCATCCTGGTGCTGATTTTCATAGATAAGAACCTTCACCAGCCCATGTACCTGCTCTTCTGTAACCTGCCCGTCAATGACATCGTGGGAAACTCCATCATGTTGCCCCGGCTGCTGTCGGACATCCTGCGTCCGCCCTCCGAGCGCCTCATCAGCTACTACGAGTGTGTGCTGCAGGCGTTCACCGTGCACATCTACGGCACCACCTGTCACACCATCCTGATGATCATGGCCTTTGACAGATACGTGGCCATCTGTAATCCTCTGCGTTACGCCGCCATCATGaccagcaacatggtggtcaagcTGACTGTGTCTGCCTGGGGCGTGGCCTTTGTTCTGGTGGGGATTCTGCTGGGTTTGACCATAAGACTGAACCGATGCAGGACTCTGATCACGAACCCGTTCTGTGACAACGCCTCGCTGTTCAAACTctcctgtgagagtgtgtttattaATAACATCTACGGCCTCACGTTCACCGTGGTCCTGTTCTCAGCTTCTATCGGCAGCATAGTTCTCACCTACGCTAAGATCACAGTCGTGTGTGTGACCAGTAAGAACCAGTCTCTGAACAGTAAGGCCCTGAAGACCTGCAGCACTCACCTGATGGTGTATATGATCATGATCTTTAGTGGAATGTCTTTTATTACTCTGCATCGCTTCCCTCAGTACTCGGACTACAGGAAGCTGTCGGCCATTCTGTTCCACGTCATCCCCGGCAGCTTGAACCCGCTCATCTACGGAATCCAGTCCAGAGAGATACGAACGTTTCTGTCTAAACTGATTCACTCCAGAAAAGTCTCATAA
- the LOC128457291 gene encoding alpha-1A adrenergic receptor: MSLWTNDSSAELPPGTLPPLPDSNLTSNRSDGSEPRAAPLDLGRAVPVGMVLASFILFAIVGNVLVILSVVCNRHLRIPTNYFIINLAIADLLLGTTVLPVSATLEVLDSWVFGRIFCDIWAAVDVLCCTASIMSLCAISIDRYIGVRYPLQYPMIVTEGRALLAMLGVWILSIVISIGPLLGWKQPPSQDDSKCQITEEPFYTLFSSLGSFYIPLAVILAMYCRVYIVAKRTTKNLEAGVMKERQEDSNELTLRIHCRNQQNHELCPGASAGRSTLSVKLLKFSREKKAAKTLGVVVGMFILCWLPFFLVLPLGSFNSSLRPSETFFKVIFWLGYFNSCLNPIIYPCYSREFKQAFIRILRCRWRRKRQGWQAYYNYRSNQGSNTSSFLNGSQQTLSSVSPSPRCVASRLRPPRWPSPPSRDRLPGSTGGGRAGPVSPLAKDAGRAGQRIKL; the protein is encoded by the exons ATGAGTCTGTGGACTAACGACTCCTCCGCGGAGCTCCCCCCCGGGACGCTGCCCCCTCTGCCGGACTCCAACCTCACCTCGAACCGCAGCGACGGCTCCGAGCCCCGCGCCGCCCCGCTGGACCTGGGCCGGGCGGTGCCGGTGGGCATGGTGCTGGCCTCCTTCATCCTGTTCGCCATCGTCGGGAACGTGCTCGTGATCCTGTCGGTGGTTTGTAACCGACACCTGCGGATCCCCACCAACTACTTCATCATCAACCTGGCCATCGCGGACCTGCTGCTGGGGACCACCGTGCTGCCGGTGTCCGCCACCCtggag GTTTTAGATTCCTGGGTGTTTGGTCGGATCTTCTGTGACAtctgggcggcggtggacgtcCTGTGCTGCACGGCGTCCATCATGTCCCTGTGCGCCATCTCCATCGATCGTTACATCGGTGTTCGATACCCGCTGCAGTACCCAATGATCGTCACAGAGGGGCGGGCGCTGCTCGCCATGCTGGGCGTGTGGATCCTCTCCATCGTCATCTCCATCGGGCCGCTGCTGGGCTGGAAGCAGCCGCCGTCACAG GACGACTCGAAGTGTCAGATCACCGAGGAGCCGTTCTACACCCTCTTCTCCTCGCTCGGCTCCTTCTACATCCCCCTGGCTGTCATCCTCGCCATGTACTGCCGCGTCTACATCGTGGCCAAGCGCACCACCAAGAACCTGGAGGCCGGCGTGATGAAGGAGCGTCAGGAGGACTCCAACGAGCTCACGCTGAGGATCCACTGCAGGAACCAGCAGAACCACGAGCTCTGTCCCGGGGCCTCGGCCGGTCGCAGCACGCTGTCCGTCAAACTGCTCAAGTTCTCCAGAGAGAAGAAAGCAGCCAAGACGCTGGGCGTGGTGGTCGGCATGTTCATCCTCTGCTGGCTGCCCTTCTTCCTCGTCCTGCCCCTCG gctcGTTCAACAGCAGCCTGCGTCCTTCTGAAACCTTctttaaagttattttctggTTGGGATACTTCAACAGCTGTTTGAACCCGATCATCTACCCCTGCTACAGCCGTGAGTTCAAACAG GCCTTCATCCGGATCCTTCGCTGCCGCTGGAGGAGGAAGCGTCAGGGCTGGCAGGCGTACTACAACTACCGCAGCAACCAGGGCTCCAACACCTCGTCCTTCCTGAACGGCAGCCAGCAGACGCTGTCCTCCGTCAGCCCCAGTCCTCGCTGCGTCGCCTCCAGGCTCCGCCCACCGCGCTGGCCCTCCCCCCCCAGCCGGGACCGCCTCCCCGGGTCGACGGGGGGAGGACGGGCCGGCCCTGTGTCCCCGCTCGCTAAGGATGCTGGGAGGGCAGGGCAGAGGATCAAACTGTGA
- the LOC128456797 gene encoding histone H2A has translation MSGRGKTGGKARAKAKTRSSRAGLQFPVGRVHRLLRKGNYAHRVGAGAPVYLAAVLEYLTAEILELAGNAARDNKKSRIIPRHLQLAVRNDEELNKLLGGVTIAQGGVLPNIQAVLLPKKTEKAAGKK, from the coding sequence ATGTCTGGACGAGGAAAGACCGGAGGAAAAGCTCGTGCTAAGGCCAAGACCCGCTCCTCCCGGGCCGGGCTCCAGTTCCCGGTGGGCCGCGTCCACAGGCTGCTCCGCAAGGGGAACTATGCGCACCGGGTGGGAGCCGGAGCTCCGGTCTACCTGGCCGCTGTGCTCGAGTACCTGACCGCTGAGATCCTGGAGCTGGCCGGGAACGCAGCCCGCGACAACAAGAAGAGCCGCATCATCCCCCGCCACCTGCAGCTCGCGGTCCGCAACGACGAGGAGCTCAACAAGCTGCTGGGGGGAGTCACCATCGCTCAGGGCGGAGTGCTGCCCAACATCCAGGCGGTGCTGCTGCCCAAGAAGACCGAGAAGGCCGCCGGCAAGAAGTGA
- the LOC128456803 gene encoding olfactory receptor 146-like, translating into MENFTLNSDTLQLEGLKVTQVSVYPVFFFFFLSYILIILANLGILVLIFIDKNLHQPMYLLFCNLPVNDIVGNSIMLPRLLSDILRPPSERLISYYECVLQAFTTHMFGTTSHTILMIMAFDRYVAICNPLRYAAIMTSNMVVKLTVSAWGVAFVLVGILLGLTIRLNRCRTLITNPFCDNASLFKLSCESVFINNIYGLTFTVVLFSASIGSIVLTYAKITVVCVTSKNQSLNSKALKTCSTHLCLYLIMIFSGMIIITLHRFPQYSDYRKLSAILFHVIPGSLNPLIYGIQSREIRTFLSKLIHSRKVS; encoded by the coding sequence ATGGAAAACTTCACGTTGAACAGCGACACCCTGCAGCTGGAGGGGTTAAAGGTCACCCAGGTTTCTGTCTaccctgtcttcttcttcttcttcctctcctacaTCCTCATCATCTTAGCAAACCTCGGCATCCTGGTGCTGATTTTCATAGATAAGAACCTTCACCAGCCCATGTACCTGCTCTTCTGTAACCTGCCCGTCAATGACATCGTGGGAAACTCCATCATGTTGCCCCGGCTGCTGTCGGACATCCTGCGTCCGCCCTCCGAGCGCCTCATCAGCTACTACGAGTGTGTGCTGCAGGCGTTCACCACGCACATGTTCGGCACCACCTCTCACACCATCCTGATGATCATGGCCTTTGACAGATACGTGGCCATCTGTAATCCTCTGCGTTACGCCGCCATCATGaccagcaacatggtggtcaagcTGACTGTGTCTGCCTGGGGCGTGGCCTTTGTTCTGGTGGGGATTCTGCTGGGTTTGACCATAAGACTGAACCGATGCAGGACTCTGATCACGAACCCGTTCTGTGACAACGCCTCGCTGTTCAAACTctcctgtgagagtgtgtttattaATAACATCTACGGCCTCACGTTCACCGTGGTCCTGTTCTCAGCTTCTATCGGCAGCATAGTTCTCACCTACGCTAAGATCACAGTCGTGTGTGTGACCAGTAAGAACCAGTCTCTGAACAGTAAGGCCCTGAAGACCTGCAGCACTCACCTGTGTCTGTACCTGATCATGATCTTTAGTGGAATGATTATAATTACTCTGCATCGCTTCCCTCAGTACTCGGACTACAGGAAGCTGTCGGCCATTCTGTTCCACGTCATCCCCGGCAGCTTGAACCCGCTCATCTACGGAATCCAGTCCAGAGAGATACGAACGTTTCTGTCTAAACTGATTCACTCCAGAAAAGTCTCATAA
- the LOC128456800 gene encoding olfactory receptor 146-like yields MENFTLNSDTLQLEGLKVTQVSVYPVFFFFFLSYILIILANLGILVLIFIDNNLHQPMYLLFCNLPVNDIVGNSIMLPRLLSDILRPPSERLISYYECVLQAFTSHIYGTTCHTILMIMAFDRYVAICNPLRYAAIMTSNMVVKLTVSAWGVAFVLVGILLGLTIRLNRCRTLIMNPYCDNASLFKLSCESVFINNIYGLTFTVVLLSASIGSIVLTYAKITVLCVTSKNQSLNSKALKTCSTHLMVYMIMIFSGMSFITLHRFPQYSDYRKLSAILFHVIPGSLNPLIYGIQSREIRTFLSKLIHSRKVS; encoded by the coding sequence ATGGAAAACTTCACGTTGAACAGCGACACCCTGCAGCTGGAGGGGTTAAAGGTCACCCAGGTTTCTGTCTaccctgtcttcttcttcttcttcctctcctacaTCCTCATCATCTTAGCAAACCTCGGCATCCTGGTGCTGATTTTCATAGATAATAACCTTCACCAGCCCATGTACCTGCTCTTCTGTAACCTGCCCGTCAATGACATCGTGGGAAACTCCATCATGTTGCCCCGGCTGCTGTCGGATATCCTGCGTCCGCCCTCCGAGCGCCTCATCAGCTACTACGAGTGTGTGCTGCAGGCGTTCACCTCGCACATCTACGGCACCACCTGTCACACCATCCTGATGATCATGGCCTTTGACAGATACGTGGCCATCTGTAATCCTCTGCGTTACGCCGCCATCATGaccagcaacatggtggtcaagcTGACTGTGTCTGCCTGGGGCGTGGCCTTTGTTCTGGTGGGGATTCTGCTGGGTTTGACCATAAGACTGAACCGATGCAGGACTCTGATCATGAATCCTTACTGTGACAACGCCTCGCTGTTCAAACTctcctgtgagagtgtgtttattaATAACATCTACGGCCTCACGTTCACCGTGGTCCTGCTCTCAGCTTCTATCGGCAGCATAGTTCTCACCTACGCTAAGATCACAGTCCTGTGTGTGACCAGTAAGAACCAGTCTCTGAACAGTAAGGCCCTGAAGACCTGCAGCACTCACCTGATGGTGTATATGATCATGATCTTTAGTGGAATGTCTTTTATTACTCTGCATCGCTTCCCTCAGTACTCGGACTACAGGAAGCTGTCGGCCATTCTGTTCCACGTCATCCCCGGCAGCTTGAACCCGCTCATCTACGGAATCCAGTCCAGAGAGATACGAACGTTTCTGTCTAAACTGATTCACTCCAGAAAAGTCTCATAA
- the LOC128456804 gene encoding histone H3, with amino-acid sequence MARTKQTARKSTGGKAPRKQLATKAARKSAPATGGVKKPHRYRPGTVALREIRRYQKSTELLIRKLPFQRLVREIAQDFKTDLRFQSSAVMALQEASEAYLVGLFEDTNLCAIHAKRVTIMPKDIQLARRIRGERA; translated from the coding sequence ATGGCTCGAACCAAGCAGACCGCCCGTAAGTCCACCGGAGGGAAGGCTCCCAGGAAGCAGCTGGCCACCAAGGCCGCCCGGAAGAGCGCCCCGGCCACCGGCGGAGTGAAGAAGCCTCACCGCTACCGGCCCGGGACCGTGGCTCTCAGAGAGATCCGCCGCTACCAGAAGTCCAccgagctgctgatccgcaagctgcccttccagcgcctgGTCCGCGAGATCGCTCAGGACTTCAAGACCGACCTGCGCTTCCAGAGCTCCGCCGTCATGGCTCTGCAGGAGGCCAGCGAGGCCTACCTGGTCGGCCTGTTCGAGGACACCAACCTGTGCGCCATCCACGCCAAGAGGGTCACCATCATGCCCAaagacatccagctggcccgccgcatccgcggggAGAGAGCATAA
- the LOC128456802 gene encoding olfactory receptor 146-like, with the protein MENFTLNSDTLQLEGLKVTQVSVYPVFFFFFLSYILIILANLGILVLIFIDKNLHQPMYLLFCNLPVNDIVGNSIMLPRLLSDILRPPSERLISYYECVLQAFTSHIYGTTCHTILMIMAFDRYVAICNPLRYAAIMTSNMVVKLTVSAWGVAFVLVGILLGLTIRLNRCRTLIMNPYCDNASLFKLSCESVFINNIYGLTFTVVLLSASIGSIVLTYAKITVLCVTSKNQSLNSKALKTCSTHLMVYMIMIFSGMSFITLHRFPQYSDYRKLSAILFHVIPGSLNPLIYGIQSREIRTFLSKLIHSRKVS; encoded by the coding sequence ATGGAAAACTTCACGTTGAACAGCGACACCCTGCAGCTGGAGGGGTTAAAGGTCACCCAGGTTTCTGTCTaccctgtcttcttcttcttcttcctctcctacaTCCTCATCATCTTAGCAAACCTCGGCATCCTGGTGCTGATTTTCATAGATAAGAACCTTCACCAGCCCATGTACCTGCTCTTCTGTAACCTGCCCGTCAATGACATCGTGGGAAACTCCATCATGTTGCCCCGGCTGCTGTCGGACATCCTGCGTCCGCCCTCCGAGCGCCTCATCAGCTACTACGAGTGTGTGCTGCAGGCGTTCACCTCGCACATCTACGGCACCACCTGTCACACCATCCTGATGATCATGGCCTTTGACAGATACGTGGCCATCTGTAATCCTCTGCGTTACGCCGCCATCATGaccagcaacatggtggtcaagcTGACTGTGTCTGCCTGGGGCGTGGCCTTTGTTCTGGTGGGGATTCTGCTGGGTTTGACCATAAGACTGAACCGATGCAGGACTCTGATCATGAATCCTTACTGTGACAACGCCTCGCTGTTCAAACTctcctgtgagagtgtgtttattaATAACATCTACGGCCTCACGTTCACCGTGGTCCTGCTCTCAGCTTCTATCGGCAGCATAGTTCTCACCTACGCTAAGATCACAGTCCTGTGTGTGACCAGTAAGAACCAGTCTCTGAACAGTAAGGCCCTGAAGACCTGCAGCACTCACCTGATGGTGTATATGATCATGATCTTTAGTGGAATGTCTTTTATTACTCTGCATCGCTTCCCTCAGTACTCGGACTACAGGAAGCTGTCGGCCATTCTGTTCCACGTCATCCCCGGCAGCTTGAACCCGCTCATCTACGGAATCCAGTCCAGAGAGATACGAACGTTTCTGTCTAAACTGATTCACTCCAGAAAAGTCTCATAA